The Prunus persica cultivar Lovell chromosome G7, Prunus_persica_NCBIv2, whole genome shotgun sequence genome has a segment encoding these proteins:
- the LOC18769225 gene encoding patatin-like protein 2 translates to MSTGLTKRSMVTMLSIDGGGIRGIIPSILLAFLESKLQELDGPNARIADYFDIISGTSTGGLVTTMLTAPNKDNRPLYEAKDIITFYLDHSPKIFPQNSANNLLTSITSMVRAVIGPKYDGKYLRKVINGLLSDLTLKQTLTTMIIPTFDIKYLQPVIFSTTDAKESALKNAKLSDICISTSAAPTYLPAHYFEVKDSEGKTRTFDLVDGGVAANNPTMLALSHIYRETLKHNSEPIDATRLLVLSLGTGAAKFEEKYNATTASKWGLINWVFDNGSTPLVDIFGDASSDMVDIHVSTFFQSVHAKDNYLRIQDDSLSGEEATVDIATDKNLKRLLEIGKALLKKPMSRVHLDTGRYKKSEGEVTYEGALIDFAKRLSDAKKHN, encoded by the exons GAATTGGATGGGCCAAATGCAAGAATTGCAGATTATTTCGACATAATTTCCGGAACAAGCACCGGAGGTCTCGTCACCACCATGCTTACAGCTCCCAACAAGGACAACCGACCCCTGTATGAAGCCAAGGACATCATCACCTTCTATCTAGATCACAGCCCTAAGATTTTCCCTCAAAATAG TGCAAATAACTTATTGACATCAATAACAAGTATGGTTCGTGCGGTCATAGGGCCTAAGTATGATGGGAAGTACTTGCGCAAAGTGATAAATGGGCTGCTTAGTGATCTCACTCTCAAGCAGACACTCACGACTATGATTATTCCAACTTTTGATATCAAGTACCTTCAGCCTGTGATCTTCTCAACCACCGAT GCCAAAGAAAGTGCTCTGAAAAATGCTAAGCTCTCGGATATCTGCATAAGTACCTCTGCTGCTCCTACTTATCTCCCTGCACACTACTTCGAGGTCAAGGATAGCGAGGGAAAGACCCGAACTTTTGATCTCGTCGATGGTGGGGTTGCTGCAAACAATCCT ACAATGCTGGCCTTAAGCCACATATACAGAGAGACGTTGAAGCACAATTCAGAGCCGATAGATGCGACGAGGTTGCTAGTGCTGTCGTTGGGCACAGGTGCAGCCAAGTTTGAAGAGAAGTACAATGCAACCACGGCATCCAAATGGGGTTTGATCAATTGGGTTTTTGACAATGGGAGCACGCCATTGGTAGACATTTTTGGTGATGCAAGTTCTGATATGGTTGACATTCATGTGTCCACCTTCTTCCAGTCCGTCCACGCCAAGGACAACTACCTACGTATTCAG GATGACTCGTTGAGCGGTGAGGAGGCAACCGTGGATATAGCAACGGATAAGAATCTAAAGAGACTTTTGGAGATTGGAAAGGCGTTGTTGAAGAAGCCAATGTCACGGGTGCATTTGGATACAGGCAGGTATAAGAAATCTGAGGGAGAGGTTACTTATGAAGGAGCACTGATTGATTTTGCCAAAAGGCTCTCGGATGCGAAGAAGCACAATTGA